TGGTGCCCGGCGTCGACGGCGTGGTCCGCGGCCCGGACGGGCGGATGCGCTACGCGGTGCTCGACGACGCCCGGGTCGGGACGTTCGCCGACCGGACGGTGATCGACGCCCGGCGCAGCGTGGTGCTGCCGGACGGCATCGACCCGGTGCGGATCGCGGCGGCGATGAACCCGGCGATGTCGTCGTGGGTCGCGCTGCGCCGCCGGGCCGGCTTCACGCCGGGGCAGCGGGTCCTGGTCATCGGCGCGACCGGCAACGCCGGGCGGATGGCGGTCCAGGTCACCAAGCTGTTCGGCGCGGCGCGGGTGATCGCGGCCGGACGCGACGAGCGGCGGCTGGCCGCGCTGCCCGCGCTCGGCGCCGACGAGACCTGCACGTTCGACCGGATCGCGGGCGCGGCCGACGTCGACGTCGTCCTCGACTACGTGTGGGGCGAGCCGGCTGCCGCCGCGATGATCCCGATGCTGACCGCGCGGGCCGACCGGAGTGCGCCGCTGACCTGGGTGCAGATCGGCTCGATGGCCGGGCCGGAGGCCCCGATCCCGTCGGCCGCGCTGCGCGCCGCGCGGATGCAGATCGTCGGCAGCGGGATCGGGTCGGTCCCGGCCCGCGACTTCATCGCCGAGCTGCCGGAGATCGCCGCCGCGGTGGGGGACGGGGCGATCGAGGTGCGGGCGCGGCAGGTGCCGCTCGCCGACGTTGCCGCGGCGTGGACCGCGGTCACCGACGAGCGGATCGTGCTGGTGCCCTAGGTTTCACGGCCACAGCAGCTCCTTGTGCCAGGTGTCCCGCTCCTTGCGATAGCGCAGGCGCACGTGGCGGCGCCGGCTGTCGCCCTGCCAGAACTCCACGCTGACCGGGACCACGGCGTACACGGTGTGACTCCCGGCGATCGTCCGCGGGTCGCGCTCGATCACCTCGTCGGCGTCGGCGAGCGCCTGGATGAGGTGGGCCGGATCGGTCAGGACCGCGCTCTGCCGGCCGGCCAGGGAGGCCGCGCGGGACCCGGGGGACTTCGACAGGAAGTCCGCCCGGGAGGTCTCCGGGTCCAGCCGGCTCAGGGTTCCCCGCACCCGGACCTGCCTGCCCTGCTCACGCCAGTAGAAGCCGAGCGCGGCCGCGGGGCGATCGGCGGCCTGGCGGCCCTTCGCGCTCTCCGCGTCGGTGCTGAACTGCCAGCCACGGTCGTCGATCTCCCGCAGCAGCACGATCCGGGTGTCCGGCAGGCCGCCGGCGTCGACCGTGCTCAGGCTCATTGCGTGCGGCTCGGTCACCCCGTCCCGGACGGCCTGGCGCAGCCAGGAGGCGAACAGGCTGTCCGGGTGCGGCGGGGCCTCCTCCGGCGCGAACCGGGGTAAGGGCCGGTCGAAGACGCGCAGATCGCTGAGAAGCTCGCGAATGCTCACCGCGGCATTGTCCCGCACCAGCCGCTGAGGCAGATCTCAGACAGCAGCCACGCCCGGCGCGGGCTCGCGTGTTGCGATGGTCCGATGGCGTAGGCGGAGGCGGTGGTCCCCGATGGGCGACGGGCCCGGCACGACGGTCACCGGCCGGATCGTCTTCCCCGCGGGAGAACGGCCCGGCGAGGCCGCGCGCGTGGTGGCCCGGATCGAGGACGTGACCCGGGCCGACGCGCCGGCCACCACGATCGCGGAACACGTCGAGGAACGGGTGCCCCTGCCGCAGGGGGAGGGCGGGTCGTTGCCCTTCACCATCCGGGTCCCGGCACACGCGATGGACGGGCGGAGCCGGTACACGGTGCGCGTGCACGTCGACGTGACCGGAAGCAGCACCGTCACCAGCGGCGACTTCGTCTCCGCCGCCGCCTACCCGGTGTCACCGGACCAGGGGGAGGTCGAGGTGGCGGTACGCCGGGTCTGACCTGCCGGACGATCCGCGCGAGCGGAAAGGGGAACCACCATGCCACAAGCCGATGAGCCCGCCGTGTGGCGCAACGCGGGGGAGTTCCGAGGCGGCGAGCGTCGCACGGCGCTCATCACCGGAGTCAATTTTCCCAGGACCGCCGTGGTCTACAGCGTCGTGGACGGCCTGGGAGTGTTCGAGGGCGACATCATCCTCGGCACCGTCGACCAGCTCGAACTGTCCCTGGCCGAGGTGCGCGGGCGACTGACCGGGGACGCGCCGGTCGAGGCCGGCGTCGGCATCTCC
Above is a genomic segment from Actinoplanes ianthinogenes containing:
- a CDS encoding quinone oxidoreductase family protein; amino-acid sequence: MRPIVVDIVGIPNHLHHLTRSKASGAHYSAAGALPLVPGVDGVVRGPDGRMRYAVLDDARVGTFADRTVIDARRSVVLPDGIDPVRIAAAMNPAMSSWVALRRRAGFTPGQRVLVIGATGNAGRMAVQVTKLFGAARVIAAGRDERRLAALPALGADETCTFDRIAGAADVDVVLDYVWGEPAAAAMIPMLTARADRSAPLTWVQIGSMAGPEAPIPSAALRAARMQIVGSGIGSVPARDFIAELPEIAAAVGDGAIEVRARQVPLADVAAAWTAVTDERIVLVP
- a CDS encoding pyridoxine/pyridoxamine 5'-phosphate oxidase; the protein is MSIRELLSDLRVFDRPLPRFAPEEAPPHPDSLFASWLRQAVRDGVTEPHAMSLSTVDAGGLPDTRIVLLREIDDRGWQFSTDAESAKGRQAADRPAAALGFYWREQGRQVRVRGTLSRLDPETSRADFLSKSPGSRAASLAGRQSAVLTDPAHLIQALADADEVIERDPRTIAGSHTVYAVVPVSVEFWQGDSRRRHVRLRYRKERDTWHKELLWP
- a CDS encoding YbaY family lipoprotein; protein product: MGDGPGTTVTGRIVFPAGERPGEAARVVARIEDVTRADAPATTIAEHVEERVPLPQGEGGSLPFTIRVPAHAMDGRSRYTVRVHVDVTGSSTVTSGDFVSAAAYPVSPDQGEVEVAVRRV